In a genomic window of Coprococcus eutactus:
- the purB gene encoding adenylosuccinate lyase produces the protein MSKDKYESPLCERYASKEMQYIFSPDMKFKTWRKLWIALAETEKELGLKDENGNPRITDEQIEELKAHADDINYDVAREREKLVRHDVMSHVYAYGVQCPKAAGIIHLGATSCYVGDNTDVIIMTEALKLVRKKLINVINELAKFADQYKDLPTLAFTHFQPAQPTTVGKRATLWMQELLLDLSDIEYMISQQKLLGSKGTTGTQASFLELFGGDHETVRKIDGKIAEKMGFAECYPVSGQTYSRKVDSRVLNVLSGIAQSAHKFSNDIRLLQHLKQIEEPFEKNQIGSSAMAYKRNPMRSERIASLANYVMCDALNPAITAATQWFERTLDDSANKRISVPEAFLAVDGILDLYLNVVDGLVVYDKVIYQCFMKEIPFMATENIMMDAVKRGGNRQELHEKIREYSMLAGEQVKKYGRENDLVDRIAADPDFGMTKEEIVSILEPKNFVGRAPEQTREFLAEVIQPILDENKDILGVTAEINV, from the coding sequence ATGAGTAAGGACAAGTACGAAAGCCCACTGTGTGAAAGATACGCTAGTAAGGAAATGCAGTATATTTTCTCACCTGATATGAAGTTTAAGACATGGAGAAAGCTGTGGATAGCTCTTGCTGAGACAGAGAAGGAGCTTGGTCTCAAGGACGAGAACGGCAATCCAAGAATCACAGATGAGCAGATCGAGGAGCTCAAGGCTCACGCTGATGACATCAACTACGATGTTGCCAGAGAGAGAGAAAAGCTGGTTCGTCACGACGTAATGAGCCACGTATATGCATACGGTGTTCAGTGCCCTAAGGCAGCTGGAATAATCCACCTTGGAGCAACAAGCTGCTATGTAGGCGATAACACAGACGTTATCATTATGACAGAGGCATTAAAGCTTGTCAGAAAGAAACTCATCAATGTTATAAATGAGCTGGCAAAGTTCGCAGATCAGTACAAGGATCTTCCAACTCTTGCATTTACACATTTCCAGCCTGCACAGCCAACGACAGTCGGCAAGCGTGCAACACTCTGGATGCAGGAGCTGCTCCTTGACCTCTCTGATATAGAGTACATGATCAGCCAGCAGAAGCTTCTCGGATCAAAGGGAACAACAGGAACACAGGCAAGTTTCCTTGAGCTCTTCGGAGGAGATCACGAGACAGTGAGAAAGATAGATGGAAAGATCGCTGAGAAGATGGGATTTGCTGAGTGCTATCCTGTATCAGGCCAGACATATTCAAGAAAGGTCGACTCAAGAGTTCTTAACGTGCTCTCAGGCATCGCACAGAGCGCACACAAGTTCTCAAATGATATCAGACTTCTCCAGCACTTAAAGCAGATAGAGGAGCCATTTGAGAAGAACCAGATCGGTTCATCGGCTATGGCATACAAGAGAAATCCAATGAGAAGTGAGAGAATCGCATCACTTGCCAATTATGTAATGTGTGACGCGCTCAATCCTGCTATCACAGCCGCAACACAGTGGTTTGAGAGAACACTTGATGACTCAGCAAATAAGCGTATCTCAGTTCCAGAGGCATTCCTTGCAGTTGATGGAATCCTTGATCTGTACCTGAACGTTGTTGATGGTCTTGTGGTATATGACAAGGTTATCTACCAGTGCTTTATGAAGGAGATTCCATTCATGGCAACAGAGAATATCATGATGGATGCTGTTAAGCGTGGCGGCAACCGTCAGGAGCTTCATGAGAAGATCAGAGAGTACTCAATGCTTGCAGGCGAGCAGGTCAAGAAGTACGGAAGAGAGAATGACCTCGTTGACCGTATCGCAGCAGACCCTGACTTTGGTATGACAAAGGAGGAGATCGTATCTATCCTTGAGCCAAAGAACTTCGTAGGTCGTGCTCCTGAGCAGACAAGAGAGTTCCTTGCAGAGGTCATTCAGCCTATCCTCGATGAGAACAAGGATATCCTCGGCGTTACTGCGGAGATCAATGTATAA
- a CDS encoding YhdT family protein: MMKLTKEEQHRQCIKEIKATLLVVFICFLWHVLTAFLLNGTGWTVFHMPAWFVVSVLGTVVLAVIGVFWLLKFVFVDFQYEEDESEGENEQ; this comes from the coding sequence ATGATGAAACTGACAAAGGAAGAACAGCACAGGCAGTGCATAAAAGAGATCAAAGCGACGCTGCTTGTGGTATTTATATGTTTTTTATGGCATGTGCTAACCGCGTTTCTGCTAAATGGCACCGGGTGGACGGTGTTCCATATGCCGGCGTGGTTTGTGGTCTCGGTGCTTGGAACAGTGGTGCTTGCGGTAATCGGTGTATTCTGGCTGCTTAAGTTTGTGTTCGTAGATTTCCAATATGAAGAGGATGAGAGTGAGGGTGAAAATGAACAGTAA
- the panF gene encoding sodium/pantothenate symporter encodes MNSNQILILSVFLGYLLFNIVVSFVYSRRAEKSLHTTSEKKYFIGGRNMNGIVLAMTIMATYTSASSFISGPGAAGLTYGYAQAWIAAIQVPVTFLVLGVLGNKLAIVSRRTGAVTVVGYFKARYKSDALVVITSIGLIVFFIAQMISQFTGGATLIASITGMDHVSSLLIFGTVVILYTAIGGFSAVVITDTIQGIVMCIGTFLFIFFVLRSGGGLAAIDAGLQTNLPEVYDDIFSKYTPGGLLSYWVLVGFGTLGLPQTAVRAMGFKDTKSMHRAMWIGVLTCGFVIVGMHLAGTWAGALVDTDNLPTSDYFIPYIVQKIMPPGIAAIFLAAPMAAVMSTADSLLILATAAIVKDLWKNYVVGDDPVKNEKYDKNVKLVSTILTMLLGVVVMVLTINPPDIIFMLNMFAFGGLECTFFWPLVGGLFWKKGTKQAAVCSSVGAIATYIFATYFIKIAGINAVVWGLMVGAVLYFGIGFVTGRKGLDPDILDKCF; translated from the coding sequence ATGAACAGTAATCAGATATTGATCTTATCGGTTTTTCTCGGATATTTGTTATTCAATATTGTGGTGAGCTTTGTCTACAGCAGAAGGGCGGAGAAAAGTCTGCACACAACGTCCGAGAAGAAGTATTTCATAGGCGGAAGAAATATGAACGGAATCGTCCTAGCCATGACGATCATGGCGACATACACTTCCGCAAGTTCATTTATATCAGGGCCGGGTGCAGCGGGGCTTACATATGGATATGCACAGGCGTGGATAGCTGCTATCCAGGTCCCGGTCACATTTCTGGTGCTCGGTGTGCTTGGAAATAAGCTGGCGATAGTGTCCAGACGAACGGGCGCTGTGACAGTGGTGGGCTACTTCAAGGCGAGATACAAGAGCGATGCGCTGGTAGTCATCACGAGCATTGGACTTATAGTTTTCTTCATAGCACAGATGATAAGCCAGTTTACGGGAGGGGCCACACTTATAGCATCCATAACGGGAATGGATCATGTGAGTTCACTTTTGATATTTGGCACAGTCGTGATATTGTACACAGCTATTGGCGGATTCAGTGCGGTTGTTATAACTGACACGATTCAGGGAATAGTAATGTGTATCGGAACATTCCTGTTTATATTCTTTGTCTTAAGGAGCGGGGGTGGTCTTGCCGCGATAGATGCCGGTCTTCAGACAAATCTGCCAGAGGTGTACGATGACATTTTCTCAAAATACACGCCAGGAGGGCTGCTCAGCTATTGGGTGCTTGTGGGCTTTGGAACGCTGGGGCTTCCCCAGACTGCTGTGCGCGCCATGGGATTTAAGGATACGAAGAGCATGCACAGAGCGATGTGGATCGGAGTTCTCACATGCGGCTTTGTGATCGTGGGAATGCATCTTGCAGGAACATGGGCTGGCGCACTTGTCGATACGGACAATCTTCCAACTTCGGATTATTTTATACCATATATAGTACAGAAGATCATGCCGCCTGGAATAGCAGCGATATTCCTCGCAGCGCCGATGGCAGCAGTCATGTCGACAGCGGATTCGCTCCTCATACTTGCCACAGCAGCTATAGTGAAGGATCTGTGGAAGAATTACGTGGTGGGGGATGATCCGGTGAAAAATGAGAAATACGACAAGAATGTCAAGCTGGTGAGCACGATACTTACGATGTTGCTCGGCGTGGTGGTGATGGTTCTCACGATCAATCCGCCGGATATAATTTTCATGCTCAACATGTTTGCATTTGGCGGACTTGAATGCACATTCTTCTGGCCCCTTGTGGGAGGCCTGTTCTGGAAGAAGGGAACTAAGCAGGCGGCGGTGTGCAGCAGCGTAGGTGCGATCGCGACATATATATTTGCAACGTATTTTATCAAGATCGCCGGGATAAATGCGGTCGTGTGGGGACTGATGGTAGGTGCGGTGCTGTACTTTGGAATTGGATTTGTAACGGGAAGAAAAGGACTTGATCCGGATATTCTGGACAAGTGCTTTTGA
- a CDS encoding PaaI family thioesterase: MNEINDNKKAMSEDVKQALIRFNKDNIYVQNLKIELVDMSIGYVKGKMMVTEDVLNPYGSVHGGCLYSLADIVSGIAACTYGKFSSTIDGTMTYIAPAMNTEYLICEGIEIRQGKKVSLYEANIYDDKGQLVDKARFSFYMMNRSVVE, translated from the coding sequence ATGAATGAGATAAACGACAACAAAAAAGCTATGTCCGAGGATGTGAAACAGGCGCTGATAAGGTTTAACAAGGACAACATCTATGTCCAGAACCTGAAGATAGAGCTGGTCGATATGAGCATTGGATATGTGAAGGGCAAGATGATGGTCACAGAGGATGTCCTGAATCCATATGGTTCTGTGCATGGTGGATGCCTGTACTCACTTGCGGATATAGTGAGCGGGATCGCAGCATGTACCTACGGAAAGTTTTCTTCAACTATAGATGGAACCATGACATATATAGCTCCGGCTATGAACACGGAGTATCTCATCTGTGAGGGAATCGAGATCCGCCAGGGCAAGAAGGTGTCACTGTACGAGGCAAATATTTACGATGACAAGGGACAGCTTGTAGACAAGGCAAGGTTCTCATTCTACATGATGAACCGTTCTGTTGTGGAATAG
- the sfsA gene encoding DNA/RNA nuclease SfsA gives MKYTNVISGKFVDRPNRFTAHVEIDGVTETVHVKNTGRLSSLLIPGNTVSLEKSANPNRKTKYDLIAVEDPKLGWVNVDSQVPNKVVLEWLKTKDYDFIKPEYVYGDSRIDFYMEKDGMKYLMEVKGCTQEIDGIGYFPDAPTDRGVRHLRELMKAVSEGYKCYVAFVIPMTGITEVRPNAEIHRKFAETFYEAKAAGVEVLNLTCRVTRDELEIVERWIPDRE, from the coding sequence GTGAAATATACAAATGTTATCTCAGGCAAGTTCGTAGACAGGCCAAACAGGTTCACAGCCCATGTGGAGATAGACGGAGTTACAGAGACCGTGCACGTAAAGAACACAGGGAGGCTTAGCAGTTTGCTGATACCGGGGAACACGGTCAGCCTTGAGAAGTCTGCAAATCCAAACCGCAAGACGAAATACGATCTCATAGCGGTGGAGGATCCAAAGCTTGGCTGGGTGAACGTGGACAGTCAGGTGCCAAATAAGGTGGTTTTGGAATGGCTTAAAACAAAGGATTATGACTTTATAAAGCCAGAGTATGTATACGGGGATTCAAGGATTGATTTCTATATGGAAAAGGATGGCATGAAGTATCTCATGGAGGTCAAGGGCTGTACGCAGGAGATTGATGGGATAGGATATTTCCCGGATGCACCCACCGACAGGGGAGTCAGGCATTTGCGGGAGCTGATGAAGGCGGTCTCCGAGGGATATAAATGTTATGTGGCATTTGTCATTCCAATGACAGGGATAACTGAGGTCAGACCAAATGCGGAAATACACAGGAAGTTCGCGGAGACTTTCTATGAGGCGAAGGCTGCCGGTGTGGAGGTGTTAAATCTCACATGCCGGGTTACACGGGATGAGCTGGAGATAGTGGAGCGTTGGATTCCAGATCGTGAATGA
- a CDS encoding helix-turn-helix domain-containing protein, whose product MIDQVKIGNFLRKLRKEKGMTQEEIATKFGVSSRSVSRWENGNTMPDLAILVELADYYDVDIREIIDGERKSENMEKETKETLLKIADYADKQKRQAVFRAVLFFVIEILCFGFTIAAVIFRSKENISAGFVVVPLFMTVVCSIALIINARGYVWNIQRK is encoded by the coding sequence ATGATTGACCAAGTAAAGATTGGAAATTTCTTAAGGAAGTTAAGAAAAGAGAAAGGTATGACTCAGGAAGAAATAGCAACAAAGTTTGGAGTATCTTCCAGAAGTGTTTCACGCTGGGAAAATGGAAACACAATGCCGGATTTGGCAATCCTTGTTGAATTGGCTGATTATTATGATGTAGATATCAGGGAAATAATTGATGGTGAGAGGAAAAGTGAGAATATGGAAAAAGAGACAAAAGAAACTTTATTGAAAATTGCTGATTACGCGGACAAGCAGAAGAGGCAGGCCGTCTTTAGAGCGGTGCTGTTCTTTGTTATAGAAATATTATGTTTTGGATTCACAATTGCCGCTGTAATATTTAGAAGTAAAGAAAATATTAGTGCTGGATTTGTTGTGGTTCCGTTGTTTATGACAGTGGTATGTTCAATTGCGTTGATAATAAATGCAAGGGGATATGTATGGAACATTCAGAGGAAATAA
- a CDS encoding ACT domain-containing protein: MEIKKIDEEFSVCQVEAYTYANLDSEYCFIGKTDEEKSLVCPVSEVPSNVIKRDDGWRAFRIQGVLDFSLIGILAKIASVLADNGISIFAVSTYNTDYVMVKKENFQDALEVLAAAGYEIVD, translated from the coding sequence ATGGAGATAAAAAAGATTGATGAAGAATTTTCAGTGTGTCAGGTGGAAGCTTATACATATGCTAATCTCGATTCTGAGTATTGTTTTATAGGAAAAACTGATGAGGAAAAGTCTCTGGTATGCCCGGTGAGTGAAGTGCCGTCAAATGTTATAAAGCGTGATGACGGCTGGAGGGCCTTTCGCATTCAGGGAGTACTGGATTTTTCTTTGATCGGGATTTTGGCTAAGATCGCATCTGTTCTGGCGGATAACGGAATTTCGATATTTGCAGTATCCACATATAATACGGATTATGTTATGGTGAAGAAGGAGAATTTTCAAGATGCACTTGAAGTTCTGGCGGCAGCAGGGTATGAAATTGTGGATTGA
- a CDS encoding SMI1/KNR4 family protein, giving the protein MEKIKELVRLCEQIASDYGDDASWFKQPASDEMISNWENKHNVFIPETYKEWLSFTNEAQIRNSLAHFYGPDKFVMNSGDLPEDLIVIADLIGDGEQLCFSKITRDFVWVDHGELEIIDDFGAVLSEIIRMLKPQSCLSPKMEELLMNMVKKNNC; this is encoded by the coding sequence ATGGAGAAAATCAAAGAACTTGTGCGCTTATGCGAACAGATTGCATCTGATTATGGTGACGATGCTTCATGGTTCAAACAACCTGCATCAGATGAAATGATTTCTAATTGGGAAAATAAACACAATGTTTTTATTCCTGAAACATATAAAGAATGGTTAAGTTTCACGAATGAAGCACAAATTAGAAACTCATTGGCACATTTTTATGGGCCGGACAAGTTTGTTATGAACTCTGGAGACTTACCAGAAGACTTGATTGTAATTGCAGATTTAATAGGTGATGGTGAACAATTATGTTTTTCAAAAATAACAAGGGATTTTGTTTGGGTTGACCATGGTGAGTTAGAAATAATAGATGATTTTGGTGCTGTTTTAAGTGAAATAATTAGAATGCTTAAGCCCCAAAGCTGCTTATCTCCTAAAATGGAAGAATTATTAATGAATATGGTTAAAAAAAATAATTGCTAG
- a CDS encoding DUF3658 domain-containing protein, with translation MGKDKEQIMVEILFGESSAGSMKAAKCENVEYKNGQPLWIQGSSDEVICLGFMLDMGYIGEVVDSQYRKDFIYSMYAKNQWEQDEEYDNELKKLGDVYAGELVRLIRFLEGGEPVRIWYSDAPYSRCGFYHVCSILKNYPNEVTVVTQPEHVVKKNVIVSYHSWNEVAAEEFAGFLGNERKLTSDEIRMYAEMWGELVLENAPLRAVVNGTVLSVSEDFYDFIIWNRLTEKPVKECRLIGDILGQVPIGIGDWWYAARIEHFIRQGKIKVVEDSEKKYARLIKGYL, from the coding sequence TTGGGGAAAGATAAGGAGCAGATTATGGTAGAGATACTATTTGGAGAAAGCTCGGCAGGCTCCATGAAAGCGGCAAAATGCGAGAATGTGGAATATAAGAATGGTCAGCCACTGTGGATACAGGGTTCTTCTGACGAGGTGATCTGCCTTGGTTTCATGCTGGACATGGGCTACATCGGCGAGGTAGTTGACAGTCAGTACCGCAAGGATTTTATCTACTCAATGTATGCTAAGAACCAGTGGGAGCAGGACGAGGAATATGACAATGAACTTAAGAAACTTGGTGATGTGTATGCTGGGGAACTGGTAAGGCTTATAAGATTTCTTGAGGGTGGTGAGCCGGTAAGAATATGGTACAGTGACGCTCCATATTCAAGGTGTGGATTTTATCATGTATGCAGCATCCTGAAGAACTATCCAAATGAAGTGACTGTTGTCACGCAGCCAGAGCATGTTGTGAAGAAAAACGTCATAGTGTCGTATCATAGCTGGAACGAGGTGGCGGCGGAGGAATTCGCTGGGTTCCTCGGAAATGAGAGGAAACTCACATCAGATGAGATAAGAATGTATGCGGAGATGTGGGGCGAGCTTGTCCTTGAAAATGCACCGCTCAGGGCTGTGGTAAACGGAACTGTGCTCAGTGTGTCAGAGGATTTCTACGATTTTATTATTTGGAACAGGCTGACTGAAAAGCCTGTTAAGGAGTGCAGGCTGATCGGAGATATTCTAGGACAGGTTCCGATTGGAATCGGCGACTGGTGGTATGCGGCGAGGATAGAACATTTCATCAGGCAGGGCAAGATAAAGGTTGTGGAGGATTCGGAGAAAAAGTATGCACGTTTGATAAAAGGGTATTTGTAG
- a CDS encoding sodium-dependent transporter, giving the protein MEDMKNGKRSSFSGKLGYVLAAAGASVGLGNIWRFPYLAAKYGGGIFLIIYIVLALTFGYTMIVAETAIGRMTRKSPVGAFKSFGKKKWLSFGGWINAVIPVLIVPYYSVIGGWVIKYLVEYFRGNAKQLAEDGYFTDFISNGVSTELCFMAFCAFTLIIIFAGVQNGIERVSKIMMPILIVLSVIIAVYSVTRPGALAGVKYFLVPNVKNFSWMTVVSAMGQMFYSLSIAMGILITFGSYMKKDTAIEDSTRNVEVFDTGIAIMAGLMIIPAVFAFSGGDPNTLQAGPSLMFITIPKVFQNMGFGTVIGIVFFLLVLFAAVTSSIALTESAVSTFEDELGWGRKKATVLVGVIMLALGSLSSLGYGPLAGIKIIGMQFLDLFDFLTNSVMMPIAALLTSLLVSRVVGIDKIEDEIIHGESAFRRKKVFVVMIKYLCPVFAIIILLSSVANALGWIKM; this is encoded by the coding sequence ATGGAAGATATGAAGAATGGTAAGCGAAGTTCATTTTCGGGCAAGCTGGGGTACGTGCTGGCGGCGGCAGGTGCATCTGTGGGCCTTGGAAATATATGGAGATTTCCTTATCTTGCAGCAAAGTACGGCGGGGGAATTTTCCTCATAATATACATCGTGCTTGCACTTACATTTGGTTATACTATGATAGTTGCGGAGACGGCGATCGGACGAATGACGAGAAAGAGTCCGGTTGGAGCATTCAAATCATTTGGAAAGAAGAAATGGCTGTCGTTTGGCGGCTGGATAAATGCTGTTATCCCCGTGCTTATAGTGCCGTACTATTCGGTTATCGGCGGCTGGGTCATCAAATATCTGGTGGAGTATTTCAGAGGAAATGCAAAGCAGCTGGCTGAGGATGGATATTTCACCGATTTCATATCAAATGGTGTGTCAACGGAGCTGTGTTTCATGGCATTCTGTGCATTTACACTTATCATTATATTTGCCGGTGTGCAGAACGGAATAGAGAGGGTGTCAAAGATCATGATGCCTATACTGATCGTTCTGTCAGTCATCATTGCGGTATATTCCGTGACAAGACCGGGTGCACTTGCAGGAGTAAAATACTTCCTTGTGCCAAATGTGAAGAACTTCTCGTGGATGACAGTGGTTTCTGCCATGGGGCAGATGTTCTACTCGCTTTCCATTGCCATGGGAATACTCATAACATTTGGCTCTTACATGAAGAAAGATACGGCGATAGAGGATTCTACCAGAAATGTAGAGGTATTCGACACTGGTATAGCGATCATGGCGGGACTTATGATAATCCCGGCGGTATTTGCATTCTCTGGGGGAGATCCGAATACCCTTCAGGCCGGACCATCACTGATGTTTATCACTATTCCAAAGGTATTCCAGAACATGGGATTTGGAACTGTCATAGGAATCGTGTTCTTCCTGCTCGTACTATTTGCTGCGGTCACAAGCTCCATAGCACTTACTGAGAGTGCAGTGTCAACATTTGAGGATGAGCTTGGATGGGGAAGAAAGAAGGCAACGGTGCTTGTGGGAGTTATCATGCTTGCACTTGGAAGTCTGTCATCCCTTGGCTACGGTCCGCTGGCAGGAATCAAGATCATAGGCATGCAGTTCCTTGACCTGTTCGACTTCCTCACCAATTCGGTGATGATGCCTATAGCGGCACTCCTCACAAGCCTGCTTGTGTCAAGGGTAGTTGGAATAGATAAGATAGAGGATGAGATAATTCACGGCGAGAGTGCCTTCAGGAGAAAGAAGGTATTTGTAGTCATGATCAAATATCTCTGCCCTGTATTTGCCATCATTATCCTGCTCAGCTCTGTTGCAAATGCACTTGGCTGGATAAAGATGTAG
- a CDS encoding cation:proton antiporter has product MLTSLALIFIVGLAMGAICQRLKLPRIIGMLATGIVLGPYVLDFLDPSILSISADLRKIALIIILIKAGLSLDLKDLKKSGRSAVLLSFVPASFEIIGYILCAPVILGINRTEAAVMGAVLGAVSPAVVVPRMVNLIEKKYGTDKAIPQMILAGASCDDIFVIVLFTTFLSMAQGGSAHVMDFVNIPISIVLGVLLGVDVGYGLYLFFETSYARKHCVRNSMKVIIVLGFSFLLIAIEGWLEGKVSVSGLLAVVAMACVLKLKCPESVSGRLSQKFGKLWLAAEVILFVLVGAAVDIRYTLAAGLPALLMIFVALAFRMVGVLICVAHTSLTWKERLFCVIAYLPKATVQAAIGSVPLAAGLACGNIVLSVAVLAIVVTAPLGAIGIDGTYKHLLSEDE; this is encoded by the coding sequence ATGTTGACATCACTTGCACTCATTTTCATAGTCGGACTGGCGATGGGCGCCATCTGTCAGAGGCTTAAGCTGCCGCGCATCATAGGAATGCTGGCGACGGGAATCGTTCTTGGCCCGTATGTGCTGGATTTCCTTGATCCGTCCATATTGTCCATATCTGCGGATCTCAGAAAGATAGCGCTTATCATCATACTTATCAAGGCAGGACTGTCCCTTGACCTTAAGGATCTGAAGAAGTCGGGACGCTCGGCGGTGCTGCTATCATTTGTTCCGGCATCATTCGAGATCATCGGATACATACTGTGCGCACCAGTTATACTTGGAATAAACCGCACAGAGGCAGCGGTCATGGGCGCGGTGCTAGGCGCGGTATCACCGGCGGTCGTTGTTCCGAGAATGGTGAATCTCATAGAGAAAAAGTACGGAACTGACAAGGCGATTCCGCAGATGATACTTGCGGGGGCGTCCTGCGATGATATATTTGTCATAGTGCTTTTTACCACATTTCTCAGCATGGCGCAGGGCGGAAGTGCTCATGTCATGGATTTCGTGAATATACCAATATCCATCGTGCTTGGAGTACTGCTTGGCGTGGACGTTGGATATGGACTTTATCTGTTCTTTGAGACTTCCTATGCAAGGAAACACTGCGTGAGAAACAGCATGAAGGTCATCATCGTGCTGGGATTTTCGTTCCTGCTTATAGCGATAGAGGGATGGCTTGAGGGAAAGGTGTCGGTGTCGGGACTCCTTGCGGTGGTGGCAATGGCATGTGTCCTGAAACTCAAATGTCCAGAGTCGGTGTCGGGAAGACTCTCACAGAAATTTGGAAAGCTGTGGCTTGCGGCGGAGGTCATATTGTTCGTGCTTGTGGGTGCGGCTGTGGATATCAGATACACCCTGGCAGCAGGACTTCCGGCGCTCCTTATGATATTTGTCGCACTGGCATTTAGAATGGTTGGTGTTCTGATCTGCGTGGCACATACATCACTTACATGGAAGGAAAGGCTGTTCTGTGTCATCGCGTATCTTCCGAAGGCTACAGTTCAGGCAGCCATCGGATCAGTTCCGCTTGCGGCAGGGCTGGCATGTGGTAATATAGTATTGTCGGTTGCTGTGCTGGCGATCGTGGTGACTGCGCCGCTTGGAGCGATAGGAATAGACGGAACATACAAGCATTTGCTTAGTGAGGATGAATAA
- a CDS encoding HAD family hydrolase yields MNNKIKNIIFDMNGTMIFDGKYHEIAWKDYAEKLAGRQMSTEEFQHHVLGHTNKDILEYLMGKGTLTEERILELTEEKEAMYREMYMEDTANFKLVDGLVAYLDKLKGQGINMNIATGSNMTNLAFYFKEFDLGRWFDITLCAYDDGTMNAKPAPDMYIRAMERIGAVPEETMVIEDGPSGIRAAAAAGAGYIVGIYGDSSRELLEETGLCDELIPDYRNM; encoded by the coding sequence ATGAATAATAAGATAAAGAACATTATATTTGACATGAACGGCACAATGATATTTGACGGAAAGTATCATGAGATAGCCTGGAAGGATTATGCGGAGAAGCTTGCTGGCAGACAGATGAGCACGGAGGAGTTTCAGCATCATGTGCTGGGGCACACGAACAAGGATATTCTGGAATACCTCATGGGAAAGGGTACGCTCACCGAGGAGAGGATACTTGAACTTACCGAGGAGAAAGAGGCTATGTACAGAGAGATGTACATGGAAGATACTGCAAACTTCAAACTGGTGGACGGCCTAGTGGCATACCTTGATAAACTTAAGGGACAGGGGATAAATATGAACATAGCCACAGGGTCAAATATGACAAATCTCGCATTCTATTTTAAAGAGTTTGATCTCGGAAGGTGGTTTGACATAACGCTGTGCGCATACGACGATGGAACCATGAATGCTAAGCCGGCCCCTGATATGTACATCCGGGCCATGGAGCGCATCGGAGCAGTGCCGGAAGAAACCATGGTCATAGAGGATGGACCGTCAGGAATCCGGGCAGCGGCGGCAGCCGGAGCCGGATATATAGTGGGAATCTATGGTGACTCATCGAGAGAACTGCTTGAAGAGACAGGGCTGTGTGATGAACTGATTCCGGATTATAGAAATATGTGA